From a region of the Teredinibacter turnerae genome:
- a CDS encoding DEAD/DEAH box helicase, giving the protein MKSYFSALKMQANDRAKESTLSILGISNPSLRDHLSKLLEREEPFVNGPVFEQMFGWEKSDLTMLDLISKGILTEELVTALDSKDNGRYAFKSHWKPFKHQLKAWEDLLAESPQSRVITSGTGSGKTECFIVPVLQDLLRLKAQNNNSDVGVHALFLYPLNALINSQKERLNAWTKHFKGDIRFCLFNGNTPNEASGRIKQIQQNNPHEVLSRRSMRDKPAQILVTNGTMLEYMLVRQADAPIIEKSKRKLRWIVLDEAHTYVGSQAAELALQLRRVLQAFEVEAKDVRFVATSATIAGDDAENQLAQYLSNLAGIDVSQIKVIGGKRDVPKITHLNGPNLSLKDLESIDQGQEVSSKRFSALSSSSLAIAIRDSLTKNAAPSTATKLLKRLSEYKLDEPTLYRWLDLCTFTKCEAGSESFLKLRAHYFQRMLQGLWSCIDTNCPAKEGTSLSEGWPFGYVSTVHRQTCDCGAPVLELAFCQECPEPHLLGAAINNGKTLAQWTNKVSDEFSLLDESERDPEKEREDIPSPTSNTPIVFSRAASAEYQYVDIRVSKSGELASFDDDAINIAQFNGDSSCCSACGSSGSRLSASPFRRALLGAPFYSSNAVPTLLEYCPDIEPYIEEGKATKIGPSDLPGRGRRLITFTDSRQGTARMSIRMQQEAERCRLRGLVVKNLKKAIEYKTVIDKETESLIKDYMSVPDDALKNIIIGLKAIEPETAKALQVYLDQKSTGDKQAIPISISWNELAGKISGDKDVQNSMLTENKRLSPEIFDKSDGPLKLANMLLTREFARRPRRQNNLETQGLVRIVYPALNVIEKPPEKWPFSMQDWRDFLKVTIDFYVRENSFTNIKGDWSKWIGMHFYPKTLLSPESKEEETTRTKKWPQVRENRSIQQKIIRILSVISEVDLSTSYGVDLVNDWLKSAWNDLRRCSILSADAGDNIYSLNIDAMGFSLMDEAFVCPVTNKLLDVTLRGITPYIPKGAAANDYRCEKIKLPPVWEYEGDEADYADNVESIRNRINSSESVDYLRNRNLWTDINDRAVEGGFYYATAEHSAQQSPDRLQTYEDLFKRGRKNVLNCSTTMEMGVDIGGIAAVVMNNVPPHPANYLQRAGRAGRSQESRALGFTLCKGNPHDMQVFDDPEWAFKTKIPAPNVEFSSEKLVQRHVNSLLLARFLNDVIGHTEKEKINLSLEWFYFPLDGSIANRFVAWLDELPNIYHMFVRKLIRGTELEKYPVQGLSQIAANKISDLTKEWYGEYNYIEDELSTLEEESAYKHKLQMERSRLCREYLLRSLATKGFLPGYGFPTDVVSIDTYNAADYRNRRNLKKDNNDDREDNSAFIGGKPSRNLAVAIREYAPGTDIAIDGRVFRSAGIALNWQKVHQPDAIEEQKFDLAWRCEKCGQTGYEENLQSKQNENLLCTNPSCASSIPDNDDCRRKVIRPTGFTVDFYGEVSNNIVHQSYVPVQPAWVSAKGESRPLPVSALGYFIADRNGTVFQHSSGLYGMGYAMCLSCGRAESMTANGFPRLLNPENTHKAPRPSKFDRGDGGVPEDCQGGSKLLNNIHIGGHIHTDVFELALRNPSSGEYLTPTLDGKGRIIATTLAVALRAALTRVLGIANNEVEFCVRQALVNNSQQAYMLQLFDAISGGAGFATSAPVHILSILSGMVDILRCDCEAYCPKCLLETDTRHDADLLNRKFALEWLGEEFKSTLDAPKVWSDWIKDAEYNPLTIKQVLTEACGRTPFPKEVIFVLSSDFKSWDSSFAPLQHRIHNLLSNGIKVSMTLTSKDNIREELKVLLSKLEAIGVTIGFSAISKPIVAQVINSNSCLTIVSKDDFCRVLGEQWLDSRDVTVTTKSENEIQYEKLSFSAEKANDKNTFLLEIHEEFNGKIAQFGLSFWKKVFSISSEVAEIITHQKLKSIIYSDRYLQSPEPVLLLTEVLSVLGKRKPDQITIETFFRDNERSSSTISHNWSSSLDFDNILSTWIEYRTQIQPSISVEYELRDTPHRRRMSLSFESGRCVNIYLDQGFGYWRLNCSKGAHRFSFHSDLKTQISDMQRAFQNSEVKNGGDWKTPITIKLD; this is encoded by the coding sequence ATGAAATCCTATTTCAGCGCGTTAAAAATGCAAGCAAACGATCGAGCCAAGGAATCTACACTAAGTATTCTCGGCATATCTAACCCTTCTCTTAGGGATCATTTGAGTAAATTACTCGAGCGTGAGGAACCCTTTGTTAATGGCCCCGTATTCGAGCAGATGTTTGGTTGGGAAAAATCTGATTTGACGATGCTAGACCTAATCTCGAAGGGCATATTAACTGAAGAGCTCGTAACCGCTCTAGACTCGAAGGACAACGGACGCTATGCCTTTAAATCTCACTGGAAGCCGTTTAAACACCAATTAAAGGCTTGGGAAGATCTGCTAGCCGAATCGCCGCAATCCAGAGTAATCACAAGCGGAACAGGGTCTGGGAAAACTGAATGTTTTATAGTGCCAGTATTACAAGACCTGTTGCGGTTAAAAGCACAAAATAACAACAGTGATGTCGGCGTCCACGCCTTATTTCTATACCCACTTAATGCTCTGATTAATTCGCAAAAAGAACGATTGAATGCATGGACGAAGCATTTTAAAGGTGATATTCGCTTTTGTTTATTCAATGGAAATACGCCAAACGAGGCGAGCGGAAGAATCAAACAAATTCAGCAGAATAATCCTCATGAAGTTCTTTCTCGCAGGTCGATGAGGGACAAACCAGCACAGATACTGGTAACAAATGGAACTATGCTGGAATATATGCTGGTAAGGCAAGCTGATGCGCCTATTATTGAGAAATCCAAAAGAAAGTTGCGCTGGATTGTCCTGGACGAAGCCCATACCTATGTGGGTTCACAAGCTGCGGAGTTAGCACTTCAGCTTCGTCGCGTACTCCAGGCATTCGAAGTGGAAGCTAAAGATGTACGCTTTGTTGCCACTTCTGCAACAATCGCTGGTGATGATGCGGAGAACCAGCTAGCCCAATATCTTTCTAATTTGGCTGGTATAGATGTCTCTCAAATTAAAGTAATAGGAGGAAAGCGAGACGTTCCAAAAATAACACACCTCAACGGACCCAACTTATCTTTAAAGGATTTAGAAAGCATCGATCAAGGGCAAGAGGTATCATCCAAACGCTTTTCTGCGTTGAGTTCATCCTCTTTAGCGATAGCTATTCGAGATTCGTTGACAAAAAACGCAGCCCCCTCAACTGCGACGAAACTACTAAAAAGATTGAGTGAATATAAACTTGATGAGCCGACTTTATACCGCTGGCTTGACCTCTGCACTTTTACCAAATGCGAAGCGGGTTCAGAGTCGTTTCTTAAGCTTAGAGCTCATTATTTTCAACGAATGCTTCAAGGGCTTTGGAGTTGTATCGATACTAACTGTCCTGCGAAAGAAGGTACATCGCTATCTGAAGGATGGCCTTTCGGCTATGTGTCGACAGTACACAGGCAAACCTGTGATTGCGGTGCTCCAGTTTTGGAGCTTGCTTTCTGCCAAGAATGTCCAGAACCACATCTACTCGGGGCGGCAATCAATAACGGGAAAACACTGGCGCAATGGACAAATAAGGTATCAGACGAATTTTCACTCTTGGATGAGAGTGAGCGTGACCCAGAAAAAGAGCGTGAAGATATACCCAGCCCTACGTCGAATACACCGATCGTATTTTCGCGAGCTGCGAGTGCGGAGTACCAATATGTAGACATAAGAGTTTCGAAATCAGGAGAGCTTGCCAGTTTTGACGACGATGCGATTAACATCGCACAATTTAACGGAGATTCATCGTGTTGTAGCGCTTGCGGATCCAGCGGAAGCAGATTGAGCGCTAGCCCTTTTCGGCGCGCTCTGCTTGGAGCCCCATTTTATAGTTCAAACGCTGTACCAACTTTGCTGGAGTATTGTCCTGATATTGAGCCTTACATTGAAGAAGGCAAAGCTACTAAAATTGGGCCCAGCGATCTTCCGGGAAGGGGGCGCAGGCTAATCACTTTCACTGACAGTCGCCAAGGGACGGCTCGCATGTCAATTCGTATGCAACAGGAAGCTGAGCGATGTAGGTTGCGCGGCCTTGTAGTTAAAAATCTTAAAAAGGCAATCGAGTATAAGACCGTTATTGATAAAGAAACTGAAAGTCTTATTAAAGACTATATGTCTGTGCCTGACGATGCACTTAAAAACATAATCATAGGCTTAAAAGCTATCGAGCCGGAAACTGCTAAAGCTTTGCAGGTTTATTTGGATCAGAAATCAACCGGAGATAAACAAGCAATACCAATTAGTATTTCATGGAATGAACTGGCTGGAAAAATCTCGGGAGACAAGGACGTCCAAAACTCGATGCTGACGGAGAATAAACGTCTTTCTCCGGAGATATTTGATAAATCAGATGGTCCTTTGAAACTTGCAAATATGCTTTTAACTCGAGAGTTTGCAAGGCGACCTAGACGCCAAAATAATCTAGAAACTCAAGGTTTGGTAAGAATAGTTTATCCGGCGCTGAATGTAATCGAAAAGCCTCCAGAAAAGTGGCCTTTTAGCATGCAAGATTGGCGTGATTTTTTAAAGGTAACTATTGATTTTTATGTTCGTGAAAATAGTTTCACCAACATTAAGGGGGATTGGTCTAAATGGATTGGGATGCATTTTTATCCTAAAACCCTGCTATCACCAGAATCAAAAGAAGAGGAAACAACGCGGACTAAAAAATGGCCACAAGTAAGAGAAAATAGATCGATCCAGCAGAAAATAATAAGAATACTTTCCGTAATATCAGAAGTCGATTTGTCAACGTCTTATGGGGTCGACCTGGTCAATGACTGGCTTAAATCCGCTTGGAATGACTTGCGAAGATGTTCAATATTAAGTGCTGACGCGGGCGATAACATCTACAGTTTGAACATTGATGCAATGGGTTTCTCTTTGATGGATGAGGCTTTTGTTTGCCCAGTGACGAACAAGCTTTTGGACGTAACACTTAGGGGAATAACTCCATATATTCCAAAAGGGGCTGCCGCCAACGATTATCGATGCGAAAAAATTAAACTACCTCCGGTGTGGGAGTATGAGGGCGACGAAGCCGATTATGCCGATAATGTAGAAAGCATTCGAAATCGAATCAATTCGTCTGAATCCGTTGATTATCTCAGAAATCGAAACCTTTGGACTGATATTAACGATCGCGCCGTGGAAGGCGGATTTTACTATGCCACAGCAGAGCATTCTGCGCAGCAATCTCCAGACCGCCTTCAAACCTATGAGGACCTTTTTAAGCGTGGTAGAAAAAATGTGTTGAATTGCTCTACCACCATGGAAATGGGAGTTGATATTGGTGGTATTGCCGCAGTTGTAATGAACAATGTCCCGCCACATCCAGCTAATTATTTGCAGCGAGCCGGACGAGCCGGTCGCTCCCAAGAGTCTCGAGCGCTTGGATTTACGCTTTGCAAGGGTAACCCGCATGACATGCAGGTTTTTGATGATCCAGAATGGGCATTCAAGACAAAAATCCCTGCGCCTAACGTCGAGTTTAGTTCAGAGAAGCTGGTTCAACGTCATGTCAATTCGTTATTACTTGCGCGCTTCTTAAATGATGTAATCGGTCATACGGAAAAAGAGAAAATAAACCTTTCACTTGAGTGGTTTTACTTTCCATTAGACGGGTCAATTGCCAACCGGTTTGTTGCGTGGCTAGATGAGCTTCCGAATATCTATCACATGTTTGTGCGTAAACTCATTCGAGGTACCGAGCTAGAAAAATATCCTGTTCAAGGTCTATCACAAATCGCGGCGAATAAAATTTCTGACCTCACTAAGGAATGGTACGGTGAATACAACTATATCGAGGATGAATTAAGCACTTTAGAGGAAGAAAGTGCCTATAAGCATAAACTGCAAATGGAAAGGTCGCGTCTTTGTCGAGAATATCTTCTTAGAAGTCTTGCCACGAAGGGGTTTTTGCCTGGTTACGGGTTCCCGACCGATGTTGTTTCCATTGACACTTATAACGCAGCAGACTACCGAAATCGGCGAAATTTAAAAAAAGACAATAATGATGACCGCGAAGATAACTCAGCATTCATAGGCGGAAAACCGTCAAGAAATCTTGCAGTTGCAATTCGTGAATATGCTCCAGGAACTGATATTGCAATTGATGGCAGAGTTTTTCGCTCAGCAGGGATCGCCCTGAATTGGCAAAAGGTACACCAGCCTGATGCAATTGAAGAGCAAAAATTCGACTTGGCATGGCGATGTGAAAAGTGCGGGCAGACTGGATACGAAGAAAACTTACAGAGTAAGCAGAACGAAAATTTGCTTTGTACAAATCCCTCTTGCGCGTCAAGCATCCCCGATAATGATGATTGCAGAAGAAAAGTTATCCGACCTACTGGTTTTACAGTGGATTTTTATGGTGAGGTCTCTAACAACATCGTTCACCAAAGCTATGTCCCTGTTCAGCCAGCTTGGGTTAGCGCTAAGGGTGAGAGCAGACCGCTTCCGGTGAGTGCGCTCGGTTACTTTATCGCTGATCGCAACGGCACCGTATTCCAACATAGTTCTGGCTTATATGGAATGGGATACGCAATGTGCCTCTCATGTGGTAGAGCTGAGTCAATGACTGCAAATGGATTCCCTAGACTTCTCAATCCCGAGAATACGCACAAAGCCCCTCGTCCCAGCAAATTTGATAGAGGTGATGGTGGTGTACCCGAGGACTGTCAAGGAGGGTCTAAACTGCTAAATAACATACACATTGGAGGCCATATCCATACAGATGTTTTTGAGCTGGCTCTTCGAAACCCGAGCAGTGGAGAATATTTAACTCCAACTTTGGATGGAAAAGGTCGAATCATCGCAACTACCTTGGCCGTCGCATTGCGTGCAGCCTTGACCAGAGTATTAGGCATTGCAAATAACGAAGTAGAGTTTTGTGTTCGACAAGCGCTCGTTAATAACTCACAGCAAGCCTACATGTTGCAGTTATTTGATGCTATTAGCGGCGGAGCAGGCTTTGCCACTTCAGCCCCTGTACATATTCTTAGCATTCTTTCTGGCATGGTTGATATTTTACGCTGCGATTGTGAGGCCTATTGTCCTAAATGTTTGCTGGAAACCGATACAAGACACGATGCCGATTTGTTAAACAGAAAATTTGCGTTGGAATGGCTCGGTGAAGAATTTAAATCCACTTTGGATGCGCCGAAAGTTTGGTCAGATTGGATCAAGGATGCCGAGTACAATCCTCTAACAATAAAGCAAGTGTTAACGGAAGCGTGTGGTCGTACCCCCTTTCCAAAAGAAGTGATTTTTGTTCTTTCCAGCGACTTCAAAAGCTGGGACTCCTCTTTTGCACCTCTGCAACATCGAATCCACAACCTGCTGTCTAACGGCATTAAAGTATCCATGACACTCACGAGTAAAGATAACATTCGTGAGGAATTAAAAGTACTGTTGTCTAAACTGGAGGCCATCGGTGTTACCATTGGCTTTTCCGCCATTAGCAAACCAATTGTTGCTCAGGTAATAAATAGCAACAGCTGCTTAACAATTGTGAGCAAGGATGATTTTTGTAGGGTATTGGGTGAACAGTGGTTAGACAGCAGAGATGTAACTGTTACCACCAAGAGTGAAAATGAAATTCAATACGAAAAACTGTCATTTAGCGCTGAGAAAGCCAACGATAAGAATACTTTTCTACTAGAAATCCACGAGGAATTTAACGGAAAAATAGCTCAATTCGGGTTGAGTTTTTGGAAGAAGGTATTTTCAATAAGTTCTGAGGTTGCAGAAATAATTACCCATCAAAAACTAAAGTCTATCATCTATTCAGATCGCTACCTTCAGTCACCGGAACCAGTCCTTTTGCTGACAGAAGTATTGTCAGTGCTTGGAAAGAGAAAGCCTGATCAGATAACTATCGAGACATTTTTTAGAGATAATGAAAGGAGCTCATCCACCATCTCTCACAATTGGTCGTCGTCACTGGATTTCGATAATATTCTATCTACCTGGATTGAATACCGCACTCAAATACAGCCGTCGATTTCTGTTGAGTACGAGCTAAGGGATACTCCGCACAGACGAAGGATGTCTTTGAGTTTTGAATCAGGCCGTTGTGTCAACATATATCTGGATCAGGGCTTCGGATACTGGCGATTAAATTGCTCAAAAGGAGCTCACCGATTCTCCTTTCACTCCGATTTAAAAACACAAATTTCGGATATGCAGCGCGCCTTTCAGAATTCCGAGGTTAAAAATGGAGGTGATTGGAAAACACCGATTACCATTAAACTGGATTAG
- a CDS encoding DEAD/DEAH box helicase: MKLRKWQSEAIGSALLKYQNGVRNFLVLATPGAGKTTMSSVLTERLFKLDLIDLVICITPSVSVKNGFYQDLSAFTGEPMHGGLGARGSVITYQSLSYLKKDFWEIFKQHRIFVIFDEIHHCSGNDQFPGNAWGQALLGEIKENAVHTLSLSGTPWRSDNIPVALANYDKNNLVLPDYVYGLQSAVADKVCRAPKILAIDNNGIMVRKTNEDKSERFDGISKLIKGSSISFQQILDCEPILKYTLKKAIDLLSLAKSTSPNAAGLIVASNVQHANLIYSILNKELCQSAMLVSHKVPNAADLIEDFKSSSTDWIVSIGMISEGTNIPRLQVCCHLSRIKTELYFRQVLGRILRTTTNSKETGHMIILAEDALLSYANRVAEDLPMESATLKVISPKQDELTESAASEVHESDSCYLWGNKAGDSEFETLTECALSESRLEAGCGGDHITNSTSEISLFGSFLDRLITLKLCQLN; the protein is encoded by the coding sequence ATGAAGCTGCGAAAATGGCAATCAGAAGCAATTGGGTCAGCGTTACTTAAGTACCAAAATGGTGTGAGAAATTTTCTTGTACTTGCGACGCCAGGTGCAGGAAAGACTACAATGTCTTCCGTATTAACGGAGCGGCTATTCAAGCTTGATCTCATTGATTTAGTGATATGCATTACGCCGTCTGTTTCTGTAAAAAATGGCTTTTATCAAGACCTTTCAGCCTTTACCGGCGAGCCTATGCATGGTGGCTTAGGCGCAAGAGGATCCGTAATTACATACCAATCCCTAAGCTATCTAAAAAAAGATTTTTGGGAAATCTTTAAACAGCATCGCATTTTCGTAATCTTCGATGAGATACACCACTGCAGCGGTAATGACCAATTCCCCGGCAACGCGTGGGGACAAGCTTTATTGGGAGAAATCAAGGAAAATGCGGTTCATACGCTATCTCTATCGGGCACTCCGTGGCGATCTGACAATATTCCCGTAGCACTTGCCAACTATGACAAAAACAACCTTGTGCTTCCTGATTACGTTTATGGGTTGCAGTCCGCTGTGGCGGATAAGGTTTGTCGAGCCCCTAAAATACTTGCGATTGATAATAATGGAATAATGGTACGCAAAACGAATGAGGATAAATCCGAAAGATTCGATGGAATATCCAAATTAATCAAAGGATCTTCGATATCCTTTCAGCAAATTTTAGATTGCGAGCCAATTCTGAAATACACGCTAAAAAAGGCGATCGATTTACTCAGTTTAGCAAAGTCCACATCCCCAAACGCTGCAGGATTAATTGTTGCATCAAACGTACAGCACGCCAATCTGATTTACAGCATTCTCAATAAAGAACTTTGCCAGTCCGCAATGCTTGTGAGCCATAAGGTTCCGAATGCTGCTGATTTGATTGAAGACTTTAAATCCTCTTCAACTGACTGGATTGTTTCAATTGGAATGATCAGCGAAGGAACCAATATTCCTAGGCTTCAGGTTTGCTGCCACTTATCCCGAATAAAAACAGAATTATATTTTCGACAAGTGCTGGGTCGGATTTTACGCACCACGACCAATAGCAAAGAAACAGGTCATATGATTATTCTCGCAGAAGACGCATTGCTATCGTACGCCAACCGTGTTGCTGAGGATTTGCCAATGGAGTCGGCCACATTGAAGGTTATCTCACCAAAGCAAGATGAACTCACTGAGTCAGCAGCTTCAGAAGTGCATGAATCCGATTCTTGCTATCTCTGGGGCAATAAAGCTGGCGATTCTGAATTCGAAACGTTAACTGAATGCGCTCTATCGGAATCCAGACTAGAAGCCGGGTGTGGAGGCGACCACATCACAAATTCCACTTCAGAAATATCGCTATTTGGTTCATTTTTAGATCGGTTAATCACCTTAAAACTTTGCCAGCTAAATTGA
- a CDS encoding helix-turn-helix domain-containing protein → MNKLAKIFGDNVKKQRKKRDISQEHLAHISKLDRSYMSRVERGVVRITLEKVYQIAIALDCEPSELLPNRKIPGLLDKDS, encoded by the coding sequence GTGAACAAACTGGCTAAGATCTTCGGGGATAACGTCAAGAAGCAGCGAAAGAAGAGGGATATATCTCAAGAGCACTTGGCGCACATATCTAAGCTCGACCGCAGCTACATGAGCCGTGTGGAACGTGGCGTCGTCCGGATAACGCTGGAGAAGGTCTACCAGATTGCCATCGCCCTTGACTGCGAGCCTTCTGAGCTGCTTCCAAACCGCAAAATCCCCGGTCTGCTAGACAAAGACAGCTAA
- a CDS encoding DUF5991 domain-containing protein, with product MKINWKIFFLLSLILVSCAKAGWEGNYFCELEQGEAAPGQAVVVEHELTLGKSSCQLTVNGFQVAEDIVCKYEAIENGIRIQFVSYSNGSTKNRYGIEVYKPLETLFDLHGNQDTPVTQWASLHAEELKGQSSDCFKKE from the coding sequence ATGAAAATTAATTGGAAAATTTTTTTTTTACTGAGCCTGATTTTGGTTTCCTGTGCGAAAGCAGGTTGGGAGGGCAACTATTTTTGTGAGTTAGAGCAGGGTGAAGCGGCACCGGGACAAGCAGTCGTTGTTGAGCATGAATTAACTTTAGGAAAAAGCAGTTGCCAATTAACTGTCAATGGATTTCAGGTGGCGGAAGATATTGTGTGTAAATATGAAGCCATTGAAAACGGAATTCGTATTCAATTTGTCTCTTATAGCAATGGCAGTACGAAGAATCGCTACGGCATTGAAGTTTACAAACCGCTAGAGACTTTGTTTGATCTGCACGGAAACCAGGACACACCTGTTACTCAATGGGCTAGCTTGCATGCCGAAGAACTTAAGGGCCAGAGTAGTGATTGTTTCAAAAAAGAGTGA
- a CDS encoding DegV family protein — protein sequence MPKTAIILDSACSLPNEVCARYGISFVPLSYTVNRVEYTDPCDQSQALLAFATGQFDRKNTVYTSAPSSEAFEKAIQRKLNAGYDTIIVQTVNRTQGETYLNANTAVTRIQKQLGDRKAVIRVMDSRTVFAGQGLLAVETVRRLLKGENEDDVRRKMNKLSSLIHTFIVPRSPLTALERSRERNEKNVGWTQALVASTLGIHPVICNTNDSSAAVGRVWGFEKAVSAVFAHACDRIEAGLYSPIITLTYAGAVEELRTLPGYASLSQMAKQKKVKLIPAVASMAAGIYTSVGSLSLAVATAPHNWSR from the coding sequence ATGCCGAAAACCGCCATTATTCTCGATTCCGCCTGTAGCCTCCCTAACGAAGTTTGCGCCCGCTACGGGATTTCATTTGTTCCCCTCAGCTACACCGTTAACCGGGTGGAGTACACCGATCCCTGCGATCAGAGCCAGGCACTGCTCGCATTTGCTACCGGCCAGTTCGATCGCAAGAACACAGTTTATACTTCAGCACCGAGCAGCGAGGCCTTCGAAAAGGCCATTCAACGCAAACTGAACGCAGGGTACGACACGATCATCGTCCAAACAGTGAATCGAACCCAGGGAGAAACCTACCTGAACGCGAATACGGCTGTAACCCGAATACAAAAGCAGTTAGGTGATCGCAAAGCGGTAATCCGGGTGATGGACAGCCGCACAGTCTTCGCTGGCCAGGGCCTGCTGGCGGTTGAAACGGTGCGCCGTCTGCTCAAAGGCGAGAACGAGGACGATGTGCGCCGCAAAATGAACAAACTGTCGTCGCTTATACACACGTTTATTGTTCCCCGCTCCCCTCTGACAGCCCTTGAAAGATCCCGCGAGCGCAACGAAAAAAACGTGGGCTGGACGCAAGCTCTGGTTGCCAGCACACTCGGCATACACCCGGTCATTTGTAATACCAACGACAGCTCTGCTGCCGTGGGTCGTGTGTGGGGGTTCGAAAAAGCCGTCAGCGCTGTATTCGCACATGCCTGCGACCGAATTGAAGCGGGCCTGTACAGCCCGATTATCACCCTGACGTACGCCGGCGCCGTCGAGGAGCTACGCACCCTGCCCGGCTATGCCTCACTGAGTCAGATGGCCAAACAAAAAAAAGTTAAACTCATACCTGCGGTTGCAAGTATGGCTGCTGGGATTTATACCAGTGTCGGCTCACTCTCACTAGCAGTAGCCACGGCACCCCACAATTGGTCTCGCTGA
- the glyA gene encoding serine hydroxymethyltransferase, protein MFDKTQTIADFDPDVWQAIVDEGVRQEEHIELIASENYTSPLVMAAQGSKLTNKYAEGYPGKRYYGGCEYVDKVEDLAIERAKALFGADYANVQPHSGSQANSAVYAALCAPGDTVLGMSLDHGGHLTHGAKVNFSGKTYNAVQYGLNPETGLVDYEEIAKLAREHKPKMIVAGFSAYSQVLDWQKFRDIADEVGAYLMVDMAHVAGLVAAGVYPSPVQIADVTTTTTHKTLRGPRGGIILAKSNPEIEKKLNSAVFPGGQGGPLMHVIAGKAISFKEAMSDDYKAYQQRVVDNAKTMAATFIKRGFKIVSGGTENHLMLVDLIGKDYSGKDADAALGASNITVNKNAVPNDPRSPFVTSGLRVGTPAITTRGFGEAEVVDLTNWMCDVLESLEAGNSEEVIADVKAKVLDVCGKFPVYGSN, encoded by the coding sequence ATGTTTGATAAGACCCAGACCATTGCTGATTTTGACCCCGATGTTTGGCAAGCCATTGTTGACGAAGGCGTCCGCCAGGAAGAACACATTGAATTGATTGCTTCCGAAAACTACACCAGCCCGCTGGTGATGGCGGCGCAGGGCTCAAAACTCACTAACAAATACGCTGAAGGCTATCCCGGCAAGCGCTACTACGGTGGTTGCGAGTACGTCGATAAAGTCGAAGATTTGGCGATTGAGCGTGCTAAAGCATTGTTCGGTGCGGATTACGCCAACGTTCAGCCACACTCCGGTTCACAAGCCAACTCTGCGGTGTACGCTGCATTGTGCGCGCCCGGCGATACCGTTCTGGGTATGAGCCTGGATCACGGCGGCCACCTGACTCACGGGGCGAAGGTGAATTTCTCTGGCAAAACGTACAACGCGGTGCAGTATGGTCTGAACCCGGAAACCGGTCTGGTCGATTACGAAGAGATCGCCAAACTGGCCCGTGAACACAAGCCGAAAATGATTGTTGCCGGTTTCTCTGCATACAGTCAGGTATTGGACTGGCAAAAGTTTCGCGATATTGCTGACGAAGTCGGCGCTTACCTGATGGTCGATATGGCTCACGTCGCAGGCTTAGTCGCAGCGGGGGTCTACCCGTCGCCCGTGCAGATTGCCGATGTGACCACTACGACCACTCATAAGACTCTGCGCGGTCCACGCGGCGGCATTATTCTGGCGAAGTCTAACCCTGAGATTGAGAAAAAATTGAATTCTGCTGTGTTCCCTGGCGGTCAGGGTGGGCCTTTGATGCATGTAATTGCCGGTAAAGCGATCAGCTTCAAAGAAGCGATGAGCGACGATTACAAAGCGTACCAGCAGCGCGTGGTCGACAACGCAAAAACCATGGCGGCGACCTTTATCAAGCGCGGTTTCAAGATTGTGTCTGGCGGAACCGAGAATCACCTGATGCTGGTGGATCTGATCGGTAAAGACTATTCCGGGAAAGATGCCGATGCAGCGCTGGGTGCGTCCAACATCACCGTAAACAAAAACGCTGTGCCAAACGACCCTCGCTCACCCTTCGTGACCAGCGGTCTGCGCGTGGGTACTCCGGCAATAACCACTCGTGGCTTCGGCGAAGCTGAAGTAGTCGATCTCACCAACTGGATGTGTGATGTTCTGGAAAGTCTTGAGGCAGGCAACTCCGAAGAGGTAATTGCAGACGTTAAAGCCAAGGTGCTGGACGTGTGCGGTAAGTTCCCGGTCTACGGCAGCAACTAG